A region from the Nostoc sp. HK-01 genome encodes:
- the tyrS gene encoding tyrosyl tRNA synthetase produces MNVTNLTSQIKSVVNSESPIMAQDFSWLHRGIVEVFPQPTDINSEIESLEKRLANSNRPLRVKLGIDPTGADIHFGHSIPVRKLRAFQDAGHTAVLIIGDFTARIGDPTGKSEVRRQLTQADVAQNAQTYLDQVRPILDFDTPGRLEVRYNSEWLSQLNLGKILELLSTMTVGQMLAKEGFAERYKKENPIFLHEFLYPLMQGYDSVAVEADVELGGTDQKFNIAVGRDLQRHFGQTPQFGLLLPILIGTDGVQKMSKSLGNYVGLSEHPGQKYQKLQGVPDNLLAQYFELLTDLPLDNLPENPRDRQMLLAWEVVKQYHGEQAANEAKEAAKSGGKEGAVPEFSLTEVPQFPAKLAFILNASGLCKSTGEGRRKIQEGGVRLDGDRITDVDITYQEPSELYGRVLQVGKNKFVRLVP; encoded by the coding sequence GTGAATGTAACCAACCTAACTTCTCAAATAAAAAGTGTAGTTAATAGCGAATCTCCTATTATGGCGCAAGATTTTTCTTGGCTGCATCGTGGGATAGTAGAAGTATTCCCCCAACCGACTGATATTAATAGCGAAATTGAAAGTTTAGAGAAACGTCTAGCAAATAGTAACAGACCTCTGAGGGTAAAATTGGGAATTGACCCTACGGGTGCTGATATTCACTTTGGTCATAGCATACCAGTACGAAAACTGCGAGCGTTTCAAGATGCTGGTCATACGGCAGTTCTGATTATCGGTGATTTTACGGCTCGCATTGGTGATCCTACAGGTAAATCTGAGGTGCGTCGCCAACTGACCCAAGCCGATGTGGCACAAAATGCTCAAACTTACTTAGACCAAGTGCGTCCTATTTTGGATTTTGACACACCAGGACGGTTAGAGGTGCGTTATAACTCCGAATGGCTTTCCCAGCTTAATTTAGGGAAAATTTTGGAGTTACTTTCTACCATGACGGTGGGGCAAATGTTAGCTAAGGAAGGATTTGCTGAACGTTATAAAAAAGAGAATCCGATTTTCTTGCATGAGTTCCTTTATCCGTTAATGCAGGGCTATGATTCTGTGGCCGTTGAAGCAGATGTAGAACTAGGGGGAACTGACCAAAAGTTTAACATTGCTGTGGGACGGGATTTACAACGTCATTTTGGGCAAACACCACAATTTGGTTTACTGCTACCAATTTTAATTGGTACAGATGGCGTGCAGAAAATGTCGAAGTCTCTGGGTAATTATGTCGGCTTGTCGGAACATCCAGGACAAAAATATCAGAAGTTACAAGGGGTTCCCGATAATTTATTGGCGCAGTATTTTGAACTTCTGACTGATTTACCTTTAGATAATTTGCCAGAAAATCCGCGCGATCGCCAGATGCTTTTAGCTTGGGAAGTGGTGAAACAATACCACGGCGAACAAGCCGCAAATGAAGCTAAAGAAGCAGCGAAAAGTGGTGGTAAAGAAGGTGCTGTTCCTGAATTTTCCCTGACAGAAGTACCGCAGTTTCCAGCAAAGTTGGCTTTTATACTCAATGCCAGTGGCTTGTGTAAAAGTACAGGTGAAGGTCGGCGGAAAATTCAAGAAGGTGGTGTACGCTTAGATGGCGATCGCATCACCGATGTTGATATCACTTACCAGGAGCCTAGTGAGTTGTACGGACGAGTACTGCAAGTTGGTAAAAATAAGTTTGTGCGTTTAGTACCGTAA
- a CDS encoding orotidine 5' monophosphate decarboxylase, whose translation MTNDKIIVALDVPDLESAIALVDKLESVSFWKVGLELFTSTGPRILEILKSRQKRIFLDLKFHDIPNTVAGACRSAARYGVDLLTIHATSGVDALKAATEAAQTGAAQAGVQPPKLIAITLLTSISARQLAFDLKIPLELPEFALEMALMAKDSGLDGAVCSPQEVAQLRQTCGDDFLLVCPGVRPTWAEKGDQMRSLTPSQAIQAGANYLVIGRPITAAAEPELAWKRISEELTTK comes from the coding sequence ATGACAAATGACAAAATAATCGTGGCTTTGGATGTGCCTGATTTGGAAAGTGCGATCGCTTTGGTAGACAAGTTAGAATCAGTCAGTTTTTGGAAGGTTGGTTTAGAGTTGTTTACTAGCACTGGGCCGAGAATTTTAGAAATATTAAAGTCTCGGCAAAAGCGCATCTTTCTAGATTTAAAATTTCACGATATTCCCAATACGGTGGCTGGGGCTTGTCGCAGTGCGGCTCGTTATGGCGTAGATTTATTGACAATTCATGCTACATCTGGTGTAGATGCCCTCAAAGCAGCCACAGAAGCAGCCCAGACTGGTGCAGCCCAAGCTGGTGTTCAACCGCCGAAATTAATTGCTATTACGCTACTGACGAGTATTTCTGCCCGACAGTTGGCATTTGATTTAAAAATTCCCCTAGAGTTGCCAGAATTTGCTTTAGAAATGGCACTGATGGCGAAAGATTCAGGGTTAGATGGGGCGGTGTGTTCACCCCAAGAAGTGGCACAGTTGCGACAAACCTGTGGGGATGACTTTTTGCTAGTGTGTCCGGGGGTGCGTCCAACTTGGGCAGAAAAAGGTGATCAGATGCGATCGCTCACTCCTTCCCAAGCCATTCAAGCTGGTGCAAACTATTTAGTAATTGGTCGTCCAATCACAGCGGCGGCTGAACCTGAGTTAGCCTGGAAGCGAATTTCTGAGGAGTTAACTACAAAATAA
- a CDS encoding putative sodium dependent transporter — protein MHHPLLLVLVKVTIFSLMLAIGCNLSFEKMRSFWRKPALVFRALLAVVVLVPLVVILLLKLFNLPPAVMIGLALLAASPGAPLTTKRSQQAGGSFHYSASLQLTLAILAVFVTPITLAIFATLFASISQKVAILEVARQVIMVQLLPVSVGILMQKFAPTFTQQIAKPLTFIANSLFLVLVVLLCILGLPMFSKVGELPLVAIAIMVITSLGIGHALGRFDDDTQSTLAIFCIARNFGLALFIAILNHVQQQVIPTLVAYLILGAFVGVPYSIWNKRRLAGLPQEN, from the coding sequence ATGCACCATCCCTTATTACTGGTTCTCGTTAAAGTCACTATTTTTTCTCTGATGTTAGCCATAGGGTGCAACCTCTCTTTTGAAAAGATGCGCTCTTTCTGGCGAAAACCTGCCTTAGTATTCCGTGCGCTTTTAGCGGTTGTTGTGCTGGTTCCTTTAGTAGTTATTCTTCTGCTGAAACTGTTTAACTTACCACCGGCAGTGATGATCGGATTGGCTTTACTGGCAGCTTCTCCGGGTGCGCCTCTGACTACAAAGCGATCGCAACAGGCTGGAGGCAGCTTCCACTACTCAGCAAGTCTTCAGCTAACTCTGGCAATACTGGCGGTTTTTGTTACTCCTATTACCTTGGCAATTTTCGCTACCTTATTTGCGAGTATTTCACAAAAGGTGGCAATTTTAGAAGTTGCCCGACAAGTGATTATGGTGCAGTTATTACCCGTCAGTGTCGGTATTTTGATGCAAAAGTTCGCGCCTACATTTACCCAACAGATTGCTAAACCCTTGACTTTTATTGCTAACAGTCTCTTTTTGGTGCTGGTTGTTTTATTGTGCATCTTAGGGCTGCCAATGTTTTCCAAAGTTGGGGAATTACCACTGGTAGCGATCGCAATTATGGTGATTACCTCTCTAGGAATTGGACACGCTTTAGGCAGATTCGATGATGATACCCAATCTACCTTGGCGATTTTCTGTATTGCTCGCAATTTTGGTTTAGCTTTGTTTATTGCTATTTTGAATCATGTACAACAGCAGGTGATTCCGACGCTGGTGGCTTATCTAATTTTGGGAGCTTTTGTAGGTGTTCCCTACTCAATCTGGAATAAACGCAGATTAGCCGGATTACCCCAGGAAAACTAA